A window from Pseudomonas sp. MRSN 12121 encodes these proteins:
- a CDS encoding lipoprotein, with protein MKSFNALPLALAVLLAACASTAPEKNGPKVPELNDTLPKLTLDSVLPKVTPNEYCNPAMDADVLYGAGYKLYEAEEFKDAKSCFAMAAPHYTRAFCYLSTSTDQEQDRPKAERDRESFNYIAYSASQNDWCAEYGMYATYWFGDKGIAQDKHLAVRWLERSALHGNPEPQQSLADAAEESGDLVKAYAWLKIIDNTEDTSQLDALKGKMSPEQLAAGEQRFNELKARVTSKQVMYDEARDEEVAIFSAEIHFDLPDLFKGMTTAERQAFVKAAIAKARDSGKFDLHYAVTQYIIVSRLAQQRYPGVDVLQNPKLVAAINNVNDGLEATAKKSLAIMQKSYK; from the coding sequence TTGAAATCGTTCAACGCACTGCCACTGGCATTGGCTGTCTTGCTGGCGGCTTGCGCCTCCACGGCCCCCGAAAAGAACGGGCCGAAAGTCCCCGAACTGAATGACACCCTGCCCAAGCTGACGCTGGACAGTGTCTTGCCCAAGGTTACGCCCAACGAATACTGCAACCCGGCCATGGACGCCGATGTGCTGTACGGCGCCGGTTACAAACTGTACGAAGCCGAGGAATTCAAGGACGCCAAGAGCTGCTTCGCCATGGCCGCGCCGCACTACACCCGGGCCTTCTGCTACCTGTCCACCAGCACCGATCAGGAACAGGACAGGCCCAAGGCCGAGCGCGACCGCGAGTCCTTCAACTACATCGCCTACTCGGCGTCGCAGAACGACTGGTGCGCCGAGTACGGCATGTACGCCACCTACTGGTTCGGCGACAAGGGCATCGCCCAGGACAAGCACCTGGCCGTGCGCTGGCTGGAGCGCTCGGCCCTGCACGGCAACCCGGAACCGCAGCAGAGCCTGGCCGATGCCGCCGAAGAGTCTGGCGACCTGGTGAAGGCCTACGCCTGGCTGAAGATCATCGACAACACCGAAGACACCAGCCAGCTGGATGCCTTGAAAGGCAAGATGAGCCCCGAGCAACTGGCCGCGGGCGAGCAACGCTTCAACGAGCTGAAGGCGCGGGTGACCAGCAAGCAGGTGATGTACGACGAGGCACGGGATGAGGAAGTGGCCATTTTCTCGGCCGAGATCCATTTCGATCTCCCCGACCTGTTCAAGGGCATGACGACGGCCGAGCGCCAGGCCTTTGTCAAGGCGGCCATCGCCAAGGCCCGGGACAGCGGCAAGTTCGATCTGCATTACGCGGTGACCCAATACATCATCGTCTCGCGCCTGGCCCAGCAGCGTTACCCCGGTGTCGACGTCCTGCAGAACCCGAAGCTGGTGGCCGCCATCAATAACGTCAACGACGGCCTGGAAGCCACCGCGAAGAAGTCCCTGGCGATCATGCAGAAAAGCTACAAATAA
- a CDS encoding SDR family oxidoreductase, with translation MPVALITGCSSGIGRALAEAFKAAGFTVLPTARKAEDVAALQAAGFDAVQLDVNDGPALAALGEQINQQHGGLDLLINNAGYGAMGPLLDGGVEAMQRQFETNVFAIVGVTRALFPVLRRSRGLVVNIGSVSGVLVTPFAGAYCASKAAVHALSDALRMELAPFGVRVMEVQPGAIASSFAKNAGHEAEQLLTEQSPWWPLREGIRARARASQDKPTPASEFAAHLLKAVRQDSPPRLVRLGNGSRALPLLATLLPKGLLEKVLMKRFGLSARL, from the coding sequence ATGCCCGTTGCGCTGATCACCGGTTGTTCCAGCGGCATCGGCCGCGCCCTGGCGGAGGCCTTCAAGGCCGCCGGCTTCACCGTCCTGCCCACCGCCCGCAAGGCCGAGGACGTGGCAGCGCTGCAAGCCGCCGGCTTCGACGCGGTGCAACTGGACGTCAACGACGGCCCGGCCCTCGCGGCTCTGGGCGAGCAGATCAACCAGCAACATGGCGGCCTCGATCTGTTGATCAACAACGCCGGCTACGGCGCCATGGGCCCATTGCTGGACGGTGGTGTGGAGGCCATGCAGCGCCAGTTCGAAACCAATGTGTTCGCCATCGTCGGGGTGACCCGGGCGCTGTTCCCGGTACTGCGTCGCAGCCGCGGCCTGGTGGTGAATATCGGCAGCGTGTCCGGGGTATTGGTGACGCCTTTTGCCGGCGCCTACTGCGCCTCGAAAGCCGCGGTGCATGCCTTGAGCGATGCGCTGCGCATGGAGCTGGCGCCGTTCGGCGTCCGTGTGATGGAGGTCCAGCCCGGCGCCATCGCCTCGAGCTTCGCCAAGAACGCCGGGCATGAAGCCGAACAGCTGCTCACCGAACAATCGCCCTGGTGGCCGCTGCGCGAAGGCATCCGAGCCCGGGCCAGGGCCTCCCAGGACAAACCGACCCCGGCCAGCGAATTCGCCGCCCACCTGCTCAAGGCCGTGCGGCAGGACTCGCCACCGCGCCTGGTGCGCCTCGGCAATGGCAGCCGCGCCCTGCCACTGCTGGCCACCCTGTTGCCCAAGGGGCTGCTGGAAAAGGTGCTGATGAAGCGTTTCGGCTTAAGCGCCAGGCTCTGA
- a CDS encoding PAAR domain-containing protein — protein sequence MSGKPAARVGDPTACPLPGHGSNPITSGSSDVLFDYLPAAREGDPTACGSTLSANVIPNVLINGKPVAVLGSLGSHGNVVVGGSGTIIIGHSGGGAAVASPLPAVPGLCLKCLLLAAQRNQTFVPLETLGSRA from the coding sequence ATGTCTGGAAAGCCTGCCGCGCGAGTTGGAGATCCCACCGCCTGTCCTTTGCCTGGCCACGGTAGCAATCCGATTACCAGTGGTTCGTCCGATGTCCTGTTCGATTACCTGCCCGCTGCCCGGGAGGGTGACCCGACCGCTTGCGGTTCGACCTTGAGCGCCAACGTCATCCCCAATGTGCTGATCAATGGCAAGCCCGTCGCGGTACTGGGCTCGCTGGGCAGCCACGGCAATGTCGTGGTGGGCGGTTCGGGGACAATCATCATTGGCCACAGCGGCGGTGGCGCCGCTGTGGCCAGCCCGCTGCCCGCCGTGCCCGGGCTGTGCCTGAAATGCCTGTTGCTGGCCGCCCAGCGCAACCAGACCTTCGTGCCGCTGGAAACACTGGGGAGCCGCGCATGA
- a CDS encoding DUF4123 domain-containing protein, with translation MKRVGSLFWRLSGLGETSSRLLALIDGARYLTLNKRLEEAGDSIRFHWLLSAGALDEIRHAGPVLVEFPGSGQGLNTAFGNWLISRDQQAPMVSWLWSDQPFETLRDYHQGLLFSRMPDGRQALFRYYSPEVRRALDKVVSPAQVQQLMCHVDDWLVWQPLQNCYLSYGFAEAEEHHV, from the coding sequence ATGAAGCGTGTCGGCTCGCTGTTCTGGCGGCTCTCCGGGCTCGGCGAAACCTCATCCCGGCTGTTGGCGCTGATCGATGGCGCCCGCTACCTGACCTTGAACAAACGCCTGGAAGAGGCGGGTGACAGCATCCGTTTCCACTGGCTCCTGAGCGCCGGGGCGCTGGATGAAATCCGTCATGCCGGGCCGGTGCTGGTCGAGTTTCCCGGCTCCGGCCAGGGCTTGAACACAGCGTTCGGCAACTGGCTGATCAGCCGGGACCAGCAGGCGCCGATGGTGTCCTGGTTGTGGAGCGACCAGCCTTTCGAAACCTTGCGCGATTATCACCAGGGCCTGTTGTTCAGCCGGATGCCGGACGGGCGCCAGGCCTTGTTCCGTTACTACAGTCCCGAGGTCAGGCGTGCGCTGGACAAGGTGGTCTCACCCGCCCAGGTCCAGCAGCTCATGTGTCATGTCGATGACTGGCTGGTATGGCAGCCCCTGCAGAATTGCTATCTCAGCTACGGTTTTGCCGAGGCGGAGGAGCACCATGTTTGA
- a CDS encoding Tox-REase-5 domain-containing protein: MTIPNNGKGHSMSARAALYQAWVTAFPTPYEWWWNNTWWDGFDKPRCTLLEAKANYAFMFIPLIGLPRPWANVEKTLITPAERHSLKARPSPPVAVEWHFLQRVVYEYCAEQYAERGLTNLTAYWNPMPGTKDHDQYIEQRAKEQKEWEEYRRENPDRVFEA; the protein is encoded by the coding sequence ATGACGATCCCCAACAACGGCAAGGGCCACAGCATGTCTGCCCGCGCCGCCCTCTATCAGGCCTGGGTCACCGCGTTCCCGACTCCCTACGAGTGGTGGTGGAACAACACCTGGTGGGACGGTTTCGACAAACCGCGCTGCACCTTGCTGGAAGCCAAGGCCAATTACGCCTTCATGTTCATTCCGCTTATCGGCCTGCCGCGCCCCTGGGCCAATGTGGAGAAGACCCTGATCACCCCGGCCGAGAGGCACTCCCTGAAAGCCCGGCCGAGCCCGCCGGTTGCCGTGGAATGGCATTTTCTGCAACGGGTGGTTTATGAATACTGTGCCGAACAGTATGCGGAGAGGGGACTCACCAACCTGACGGCCTACTGGAACCCGATGCCGGGCACCAAGGACCATGACCAGTACATCGAGCAACGTGCAAAAGAACAGAAAGAGTGGGAAGAGTACCGCCGTGAAAACCCCGACCGTGTTTTTGAAGCCTGA
- a CDS encoding Imm52 family immunity protein, whose product MFRKFSFVLRFDKQKIATVAHEAQLERAERFFQGLGEIHPLLRDWYLQAGSREESMRKRINDDFDYLREEARSNYDADFPTKLQFSVWNGLDDPLKGGLAFHYNAHDLDSVASMRFEDGGALVAAIPDVKSVAIKVIQLAVDLWPELDWCVLAPKDQYLRTKVFKDRQTIGWIGFCPHVLRAGDFPGADQLIDIPKRGTLVVSCPQAMDEGKRTDVQRVAEIDIKLVELGYLPLFVN is encoded by the coding sequence TTGTTCAGAAAATTTTCATTCGTACTGCGTTTCGACAAACAGAAGATTGCCACTGTCGCGCATGAGGCGCAGTTGGAAAGAGCCGAGCGTTTTTTCCAGGGCCTGGGCGAAATCCACCCTCTGTTGCGGGACTGGTACCTGCAGGCGGGCTCCAGGGAAGAGTCGATGCGCAAGCGGATCAACGACGACTTCGATTACTTGCGTGAAGAAGCGCGGAGCAACTACGACGCGGACTTCCCCACGAAATTGCAGTTTTCCGTGTGGAATGGCCTGGACGATCCACTCAAGGGTGGCTTGGCGTTTCATTACAACGCCCACGACCTGGATTCCGTCGCCAGCATGCGCTTCGAGGATGGCGGGGCGCTGGTGGCGGCTATTCCTGATGTGAAATCGGTAGCGATCAAGGTTATTCAACTGGCCGTCGATCTGTGGCCCGAGCTCGACTGGTGCGTGCTGGCGCCCAAAGACCAGTATCTGCGTACCAAGGTGTTCAAGGACCGGCAGACCATCGGCTGGATCGGCTTTTGCCCACATGTGTTGCGGGCCGGCGACTTTCCGGGGGCCGACCAGCTTATCGACATTCCAAAACGCGGCACGCTGGTCGTGAGTTGTCCACAGGCGATGGATGAGGGCAAGCGGACCGATGTCCAGCGAGTGGCCGAGATCGATATCAAGCTGGTGGAACTGGGGTACTTGCCACTGTTCGTGAACTAG